A genomic region of Roseateles amylovorans contains the following coding sequences:
- a CDS encoding alpha/beta fold hydrolase, with protein MSSQTWVLLRGLTRESGHWGDFPNRLVRALRTQQSDVRLELLDLPGNGEQCAVSSPTRVPEMMEACRAELRRRGVAPPYHVLAMSLGAMVASDWALKHPSELQAVVLINTSLRPFSAFFRRLRPSNYWPLVMLSVFRLSLRQREARVLSMTTRLQAQPDRVLDRWVDLQRQHPVRRRNALRQLLAAVRYRASPAKPEPPMLLLCSKGDELVDWRCSQAISRAWGAPLRLHARAGHDLPLDDGEWVARNVVDWLHVREVVGQISRPMPLQA; from the coding sequence ATGAGCTCGCAGACCTGGGTGCTGCTGCGCGGCCTGACGCGCGAGAGCGGCCATTGGGGTGACTTTCCGAACCGGCTGGTGCGGGCGTTGCGGACGCAGCAGTCTGATGTGCGGCTGGAACTGCTGGACTTGCCGGGCAATGGCGAGCAGTGCGCCGTCAGCAGCCCGACGCGGGTGCCGGAGATGATGGAAGCCTGCCGCGCGGAATTGCGTCGGCGCGGTGTGGCGCCGCCTTATCACGTGCTGGCGATGTCGCTGGGAGCGATGGTGGCCAGCGACTGGGCACTCAAGCATCCTTCCGAGCTGCAGGCGGTGGTGTTGATCAACACCAGCTTGCGGCCCTTCAGTGCGTTCTTCCGCCGCTTGCGCCCGTCCAACTACTGGCCGCTGGTGATGTTGAGCGTGTTCCGGCTCAGCCTGCGGCAACGCGAGGCGCGTGTGCTCAGCATGACCACCCGGCTTCAGGCCCAGCCCGATCGGGTGCTGGATCGCTGGGTGGATCTGCAGCGGCAGCATCCGGTGCGGCGTCGGAATGCGCTGCGCCAGCTGCTCGCGGCGGTGCGCTATCGGGCCAGCCCGGCCAAGCCGGAGCCGCCGATGCTGCTGCTGTGCAGCAAGGGCGATGAGCTGGTGGATTGGCGGTGCTCCCAGGCGATCAGCCGTGCGTGGGGCGCGCCCCTGCGGCTGCATGCCCGTGCGGGGCATGATCTGCCGCTGGACGATGGGGAATGGGTCGCGCGCAATGTGGTGGATTGGCTCCACGTGCGCGAGGTGGTAGGGCAGATCAGTCGCCCCATGCCGCTGCAGGCCTGA
- a CDS encoding serine/threonine protein kinase, with protein MTDSPPPITTPLQPGQILDGFILEERLHQGGMANLWRVRRETPLPGEDFALMMKVPRIKGGEDPASIVGFEVEQMIMPALKGPHVPRFVARGDWRRQAYIVMEHIQADSLRPRLDHAPLPLVEVVEIGIHVAHALTDLHRQHLVHLDIKPSNILRRADGTVVLVDFGLSRHDFLPDLLEEEFSLPMGTGPYMSPEQVQFIRNDPRSDLFALGVMLYHLATGERPFGQPTSVRQLRRRLYVEPIPPRAIRPELPPWFQEIVLHCLEVRAERRYQSASQLALDLQRPDAVALTARAHKLERSGLVRRFKRWFLAMGEEPQAPSSAGAQVARSPIIMAAVDVTHGRPVLLEELREVVRRLMQTEPGARLACVSVMKTARIGMDELTDAQGRSHHVQQLIALKNWAHPMTLDLALEDGRLTFHVLEAPDAADALIEFAAKTGVDHVVMGARATSTLRRYLGSVSAQVVTQCACTVTVVREPALPEE; from the coding sequence ATGACCGACAGCCCGCCGCCCATCACCACTCCGCTGCAACCCGGCCAGATCCTGGACGGTTTCATTCTCGAAGAGCGCCTGCATCAAGGCGGCATGGCCAATCTCTGGCGGGTGCGCCGCGAGACGCCGCTGCCGGGCGAGGACTTTGCGCTGATGATGAAGGTGCCGCGCATCAAGGGCGGCGAGGATCCGGCCAGCATCGTCGGCTTCGAGGTCGAGCAGATGATCATGCCGGCCCTCAAGGGACCGCATGTGCCGCGCTTCGTCGCGCGCGGCGACTGGCGTCGTCAGGCCTACATCGTCATGGAGCACATCCAGGCCGACAGCCTGCGGCCTCGCCTGGATCACGCGCCGCTGCCGCTGGTGGAGGTGGTGGAGATCGGCATCCATGTCGCGCATGCGCTGACCGACCTGCATCGCCAGCATCTGGTGCATCTGGACATCAAGCCCAGCAACATCCTGCGCCGCGCCGATGGCACGGTGGTGCTGGTGGACTTCGGCCTGTCGCGCCACGATTTCCTGCCCGACCTGCTGGAAGAAGAGTTCTCCCTGCCCATGGGCACCGGTCCCTACATGTCCCCGGAGCAAGTGCAGTTCATCCGCAACGACCCGCGCAGCGACCTCTTCGCGCTGGGCGTCATGCTCTACCACCTGGCCACCGGCGAGCGCCCGTTCGGACAGCCGACCTCGGTGCGACAACTGCGGCGGCGCCTTTATGTCGAGCCGATCCCGCCGCGAGCGATCCGGCCGGAGCTGCCGCCCTGGTTCCAGGAAATCGTCCTGCACTGCCTGGAAGTGCGGGCGGAGCGCCGCTACCAAAGCGCCAGCCAACTGGCGCTGGATCTTCAACGTCCGGATGCGGTCGCCCTCACCGCACGGGCTCACAAACTCGAACGCAGCGGCCTGGTGCGCCGCTTCAAGCGCTGGTTCCTGGCGATGGGCGAAGAGCCGCAGGCGCCCAGCTCCGCTGGCGCCCAGGTGGCCCGCAGCCCCATCATCATGGCGGCGGTCGATGTGACCCACGGCCGCCCGGTGCTGCTGGAGGAACTGCGGGAGGTGGTGCGCCGGCTGATGCAGACCGAGCCCGGCGCGCGCCTGGCCTGCGTCTCGGTGATGAAGACCGCGCGCATCGGCATGGACGAGCTCACCGATGCCCAAGGCCGCAGCCACCATGTGCAGCAACTCATCGCCCTGAAGAACTGGGCCCATCCGATGACACTGGACCTGGCGCTGGAGGATGGCCGCCTGACCTTCCACGTCCTGGAGGCCCCGGACGCCGCCGATGCGCTGATCGAATTCGCAGCCAAGACCGGCGTCGACCACGTCGTCATGGGCGCGAGAGCGACCTCCACCCTGCGCCGCTACCTGGGCAGCGTCTCGGCGCAAGTCGTCACCCAATGCGCCTGCACCGTCACCGTCGTGCGCGAGCCCGCCCTGCCGGAGGAATGA
- a CDS encoding aspartate aminotransferase family protein has translation MNAPDSSFAAPTEPHVMQTYGRLPIALSHGEGCWVWDTAGRRYLDGLSGIAVNTLGHNHPRLVAALRDQVGKLIHTSNYYHVPLQETLAAKLCELSGLTNAFFCNSGLEANEAALKIARKFGHDRGNDNPAVIVFEKAFHGRSIATLSATGNPKVQAGFGPLVPGFVRVPLNDLPALEQAIQANPNITAIFLETIQGEGGINPARIEFLKDLRRLCDQHDLLLMLDEVQCGIGRTGKWFAHQWAGISPDVMPLAKGLGSGVPIGAVVCGPRAAKVLGPGNHGTTFGGNPLAMRAGVETLTVMEDDQLLANATRVGAELKAALEQGLAGVPGFVEVRGYGLMIGIQLDRPCGVLLGQALDAGLLISVTADSVVRLLPALIMTGDEAAEIANRLVPLIKAFLAAPSP, from the coding sequence ATGAACGCCCCGGACTCCTCGTTCGCCGCCCCCACCGAACCCCATGTGATGCAAACCTATGGCCGCCTGCCGATCGCGTTGTCGCACGGCGAAGGCTGCTGGGTGTGGGATACGGCCGGCCGACGATACCTGGACGGGCTGTCGGGCATCGCCGTGAACACCCTGGGGCACAACCACCCCCGGCTGGTCGCGGCATTGCGGGACCAGGTGGGCAAGCTGATTCACACCAGCAACTACTACCACGTCCCGCTGCAGGAAACCTTGGCGGCCAAGCTCTGCGAGCTGTCCGGCCTGACCAATGCGTTCTTCTGCAATTCCGGCCTGGAAGCCAACGAAGCGGCGCTGAAGATTGCCCGCAAGTTCGGCCATGACCGTGGCAACGACAACCCGGCGGTGATCGTGTTCGAGAAGGCGTTCCACGGCCGCTCGATCGCCACGCTGTCGGCCACCGGCAATCCCAAGGTGCAGGCCGGCTTCGGGCCCCTGGTGCCGGGCTTTGTTCGCGTGCCGCTGAATGACCTGCCGGCGCTGGAACAGGCGATCCAGGCCAATCCGAACATCACCGCCATCTTCCTGGAGACGATCCAGGGCGAAGGCGGCATCAACCCCGCCCGCATCGAATTCCTGAAAGACCTGCGCCGTCTGTGCGACCAGCACGACCTGCTGCTGATGCTGGACGAAGTGCAGTGCGGCATCGGCCGGACCGGCAAGTGGTTCGCGCACCAGTGGGCCGGCATCTCGCCGGACGTCATGCCGCTGGCCAAGGGCCTGGGCTCGGGCGTGCCGATCGGCGCGGTGGTCTGCGGACCGCGTGCGGCCAAGGTGCTGGGTCCGGGCAACCATGGCACGACCTTCGGCGGCAACCCGCTGGCCATGCGCGCCGGCGTGGAAACCCTGACGGTGATGGAAGACGACCAACTGCTGGCCAATGCCACCCGCGTCGGCGCCGAACTGAAGGCCGCGCTGGAACAAGGTCTGGCCGGCGTGCCGGGCTTCGTCGAGGTGCGCGGCTACGGCCTGATGATCGGCATCCAGCTCGACCGCCCCTGCGGCGTGCTGCTGGGCCAGGCGCTGGACGCCGGACTGCTGATCAGCGTGACCGCGGATTCGGTGGTGCGTCTGCTGCCGGCGCTCATCATGACCGGCGATGAAGCGGCGGAGATTGCCAATCGCCTGGTGCCACTGATCAAGGCCTTCCTGGCCGCGCCCAGTCCATGA
- a CDS encoding M14 family zinc carboxypeptidase: MAVLPSSSASSAAVLPELQELARLIDQGGDWLRCRELAKVRLGDAELPVMAITMGNPDPSVPGLGFIGGVHGLERIGAQVVLGYLGSLVRRLRWDASLHQQLESLRLVFLPLVNPGGILAGTRSNPQGVDLMRNAPQDAERAVPFLVGGQRLTSWLPWYRGASGAAMEPESEALCRLVREELLGRPFSLTIDCHSGFGLHDRIWFPYARSRRPMRHLAEVHALCEVLDQGLLAHPYVMEPQSRHYLAHGDLWDHLYDESLTMNEGIFLPMTLEMGSWRWVKKNPRQLLSRHGMFNPLIEHRQQRVLRRHMAWMDFMTRATQSAARWLPGPDTRLDHGEQALFRWYRRSRG; encoded by the coding sequence ATGGCCGTCCTTCCCTCGTCATCGGCGTCCAGCGCTGCTGTCCTGCCTGAGCTCCAGGAGCTTGCCCGCCTGATCGACCAGGGCGGCGACTGGCTGCGCTGCCGCGAGCTGGCGAAGGTTCGCCTCGGTGACGCCGAACTCCCGGTGATGGCGATCACGATGGGCAATCCGGACCCGAGCGTGCCCGGTCTCGGATTCATCGGCGGGGTGCATGGCCTGGAGCGCATCGGTGCGCAGGTGGTGTTGGGCTATCTGGGCAGTCTGGTGCGGCGGCTGCGCTGGGATGCGAGCCTGCATCAGCAACTGGAGTCACTTCGGCTCGTGTTTCTGCCGTTGGTGAATCCTGGCGGCATCCTGGCCGGCACCCGGTCGAATCCGCAAGGCGTGGACCTCATGCGCAATGCCCCGCAGGATGCGGAGCGGGCGGTGCCGTTCCTGGTGGGTGGCCAGCGTTTGACGTCATGGCTGCCCTGGTACCGCGGCGCGTCCGGTGCGGCGATGGAGCCGGAGAGCGAGGCCTTGTGTCGCCTCGTGCGGGAGGAGTTGCTCGGCCGCCCGTTCTCGCTGACGATCGACTGCCATTCGGGCTTCGGTCTGCATGACCGGATCTGGTTTCCCTATGCGCGCAGCCGGCGTCCGATGCGCCACCTGGCGGAGGTCCACGCGCTGTGCGAGGTGCTGGATCAAGGGCTTTTGGCGCATCCGTATGTGATGGAGCCGCAAAGCCGGCACTACCTCGCGCATGGCGATCTCTGGGACCATCTCTATGACGAGTCCCTCACCATGAATGAGGGGATCTTCCTCCCTATGACGCTCGAAATGGGGTCATGGCGATGGGTGAAGAAAAACCCGCGGCAGCTACTCTCCCGGCACGGCATGTTCAATCCGCTGATCGAACATCGACAACAAAGAGTGCTTCGGAGACACATGGCTTGGATGGATTTCATGACGCGCGCCACGCAGAGCGCGGCCCGCTGGCTGCCGGGGCCGGACACGCGGCTGGATCATGGCGAGCAGGCGCTGTTTCGCTGGTATCGCCGGAGCCGTGGATGA
- a CDS encoding substrate-binding periplasmic protein → MGPVRAQCSRTIRVPLSPTGLSVVASGGAVAGVYPDILRKVSEETHCQFEFTVVPRARLEAMFSGGSADLLLAATRSSGRDARGDFVPTMRYRPMLISLVSDRASIDSLAELSQRRELRVVLVRGYDYGEAYQALIQTLREQKRLLLEADPLAVARALERNLADVTLMVPSILTGTLLQDGRQRALMERLRYEPVAELGWGESGVYLSRHLSAQDRELLSEAIERSTRSGAFWKTVQRHYPPGSYEDGLKPLK, encoded by the coding sequence ATGGGACCCGTCCGGGCCCAGTGCAGCCGGACCATCCGCGTGCCCTTGTCACCCACCGGGCTCAGTGTGGTGGCCTCCGGCGGGGCCGTGGCGGGCGTGTATCCGGACATCCTTCGCAAGGTGTCGGAGGAAACGCATTGCCAGTTCGAGTTCACCGTCGTGCCGCGCGCCCGCCTGGAGGCGATGTTCAGTGGCGGCTCGGCCGATCTGCTGCTGGCCGCCACCCGCAGCTCGGGGCGCGATGCGCGGGGGGATTTCGTGCCGACGATGCGCTACCGGCCGATGCTGATCTCCCTGGTGTCGGACCGTGCCTCGATTGACAGTCTGGCCGAGCTGTCGCAACGCCGCGAACTGCGCGTGGTGCTGGTGCGCGGCTATGACTACGGAGAGGCGTATCAGGCGCTGATCCAGACCCTGCGCGAGCAGAAGCGGCTGCTGTTGGAAGCGGATCCGTTGGCGGTGGCCCGCGCGCTGGAGCGCAATCTGGCCGATGTCACGCTGATGGTGCCGTCCATCCTGACCGGCACGCTGCTGCAGGATGGCCGCCAGCGCGCCTTGATGGAGCGGTTGCGCTATGAGCCGGTGGCCGAGCTCGGCTGGGGCGAGAGCGGCGTCTATCTGTCCCGGCATCTGTCCGCGCAGGACCGCGAGCTGCTGTCCGAGGCCATCGAGCGGTCCACCCGGTCGGGCGCCTTTTGGAAGACGGTGCAGCGGCACTATCCACCCGGCAGCTATGAAGATGGCCTCAAGCCGCTGAAGTGA
- a CDS encoding YkgJ family cysteine cluster protein — translation MSQSPATHDESATSPRGAGADNPCTRCGACCATFRVDFSRQELLSEGGTVPDGLTVSLNDSLSRMRGTDHAQPRCAALTGKVGEHAGCGIYEWRPSPCREFGLRAPLGLGDEACNRARARHGLAPL, via the coding sequence ATGTCCCAGTCCCCCGCCACCCACGATGAGAGCGCCACGTCCCCGAGGGGTGCTGGCGCGGACAATCCATGCACCCGTTGCGGCGCCTGCTGCGCGACCTTCCGAGTCGATTTTTCGCGCCAGGAGTTGCTGAGCGAAGGCGGGACGGTGCCGGACGGATTGACGGTGTCGCTCAACGACAGCTTGAGCCGGATGCGCGGGACGGATCATGCGCAGCCGCGCTGTGCGGCGCTCACTGGCAAGGTGGGTGAGCATGCGGGTTGCGGCATTTATGAATGGCGCCCGTCTCCTTGCCGAGAGTTTGGACTGCGGGCGCCATTGGGCCTGGGGGATGAGGCGTGCAACCGGGCGCGCGCCCGTCACGGGCTTGCGCCGCTCTGA
- a CDS encoding TRAP transporter small permease subunit yields MNALLAFAKGIDGLTDRFGLLAAGAVLLSCLISAANAVIRYGLDISSNAFLEIQWYLFAACVMLGASQVLRLNEHVRVDLLYGRLGGRGKVLVDLFGLIVFLLPVMVVAGVLSWDFFVVKLTSGLRADDRIATLGWIGYGWRLLSSGEVSGNAGGLIRWPAALMLPLGFALLSLQGVSEIIKRVAWLAHRHEMDIHYERPLQ; encoded by the coding sequence ATGAACGCCCTGCTCGCTTTCGCCAAGGGCATTGACGGACTGACGGACCGATTCGGCCTCCTTGCCGCCGGCGCCGTTCTGCTGTCGTGCCTGATCAGTGCCGCCAATGCGGTGATCCGCTACGGCCTGGACATCAGCTCCAACGCCTTCCTCGAAATCCAGTGGTATCTGTTCGCCGCCTGCGTGATGCTGGGCGCGTCGCAGGTCCTTCGGCTCAATGAGCATGTCCGTGTCGACCTCCTCTACGGCCGCCTGGGCGGACGCGGCAAGGTGCTGGTGGACCTCTTCGGGCTGATCGTCTTCCTGCTGCCGGTGATGGTGGTGGCCGGTGTGCTGTCCTGGGACTTCTTCGTGGTGAAGCTCACCTCCGGTCTTCGCGCCGACGACCGCATCGCCACGCTGGGGTGGATCGGCTACGGGTGGCGGCTCCTGAGCAGCGGCGAGGTCTCCGGCAACGCCGGTGGATTGATCCGCTGGCCGGCTGCGCTGATGCTGCCTTTGGGCTTCGCACTGCTGTCGCTGCAGGGCGTGTCGGAGATCATCAAGCGCGTCGCTTGGCTGGCCCATCGGCATGAGATGGACATCCACTACGAGAGGCCGCTGCAATGA
- a CDS encoding DUF3579 domain-containing protein, which produces MTEQPKPREVFIQGITTDGRTFRPSDWAERLAGAMSSFRPGGTRTGRDAYLGYSPYCVPRVINGVKCVIVNEALKAIEPMAWDFVMNFARDNKLQVVEACQLPEDGAPKR; this is translated from the coding sequence ATGACAGAGCAGCCCAAGCCGCGAGAAGTGTTCATCCAGGGAATCACCACGGATGGCCGCACCTTTCGTCCGAGCGACTGGGCCGAGCGTCTGGCGGGCGCCATGTCCTCCTTTCGGCCTGGCGGCACCCGCACCGGTCGTGACGCCTACCTCGGCTACTCGCCCTACTGCGTCCCCCGTGTCATCAACGGCGTGAAGTGCGTGATCGTCAACGAGGCCCTCAAGGCGATCGAGCCCATGGCCTGGGACTTCGTCATGAACTTCGCTCGCGACAACAAGCTCCAGGTCGTCGAGGCCTGTCAGCTCCCCGAGGACGGCGCGCCCAAGCGCTGA
- the rpsT gene encoding 30S ribosomal protein S20, protein MASSSKAKKKTVRLASGRKRARQDVKLNAANTALRSKFRTVVKNVQKAIVTGDKAKAAELFKTAQPVIDSVADKGIFHKNKAARHKSRLSAKIKALAA, encoded by the coding sequence ATGGCAAGCTCTTCCAAAGCCAAGAAGAAAACCGTGCGTCTGGCCTCGGGCCGCAAGCGCGCACGTCAAGACGTCAAGCTGAACGCCGCCAACACGGCGCTGCGTTCCAAGTTCCGTACGGTCGTCAAGAACGTGCAAAAGGCGATTGTCACGGGCGATAAGGCCAAGGCTGCCGAGCTGTTCAAGACTGCCCAACCCGTCATCGATTCCGTCGCTGACAAGGGCATCTTCCACAAGAACAAGGCTGCTCGCCACAAGAGCCGCCTGTCCGCCAAGATCAAGGCGCTCGCCGCCTGA
- a CDS encoding metallophosphoesterase family protein — MKTALISDIHANREALTAVLDHARAQGADDFALLGDYVGYGSDPGWVIDQVRALRAAGAVVVAGNHDRSVAEGTHPTMHDDARQAIEWTRSRLDESQLRFLAELPLSDARHDCLYVHANAFDPAGFAYVQGRLEAMRSLHATECRYTFCGHMHEPMLYHLSGTGKAGDFRPQPGVAIPLLPNRQWLVIPGACGQPRDGNPAAGYALFDHDRGELTFQRVPYDVEAAVAALRAANGLPPALGERLAQRLILGR, encoded by the coding sequence ATGAAGACCGCGCTGATCTCCGACATCCATGCCAACCGTGAGGCGCTCACGGCCGTTCTCGACCATGCCCGCGCCCAGGGGGCCGATGATTTCGCCTTGCTGGGCGACTATGTCGGCTACGGCAGCGATCCTGGTTGGGTCATTGACCAGGTGCGTGCGCTGCGGGCGGCGGGCGCCGTGGTGGTGGCGGGCAATCACGACCGAAGCGTCGCCGAAGGCACCCATCCGACCATGCACGACGATGCGCGGCAGGCCATCGAATGGACCCGTTCCCGGCTCGATGAGAGCCAACTGCGGTTCCTCGCCGAGCTGCCCTTGTCCGACGCTCGCCATGACTGCCTGTATGTGCATGCCAATGCCTTCGACCCTGCGGGCTTTGCCTATGTCCAGGGACGGCTGGAAGCGATGCGCAGCCTGCATGCGACCGAATGCCGCTACACCTTCTGTGGCCACATGCATGAGCCGATGCTCTACCACCTCTCCGGCACCGGCAAGGCGGGGGATTTCCGGCCGCAGCCGGGCGTGGCGATCCCCCTGCTGCCCAATCGCCAATGGCTGGTGATCCCGGGGGCCTGCGGCCAGCCGCGCGACGGCAATCCCGCCGCCGGCTACGCCTTGTTCGACCATGACCGCGGGGAACTCACCTTTCAACGCGTGCCCTATGACGTCGAGGCCGCCGTGGCCGCGCTGCGCGCGGCCAACGGCCTGCCGCCGGCCCTGGGCGAGCGCCTCGCGCAGCGCCTGATCCTGGGCCGCTAG
- a CDS encoding TRAP transporter large permease has product MITMAQFPPLMFAGLILIMLIGFPVAFSLAALGLACGLFAVSQGWFPVAFMSALPQNVFGILSNELLLAIPFFTLMGTLLEKCGLAEDMLDSMGQLFGPVRGGLGYSVIIVGFILGAITGTVAGQVIAMAMISLPVMMRYGYNMRYATGVLAASGTITQLVPPSLVLVVLAEQLGRPVGDMYKGAWGPSILQVLIFALYTFALSRIKPDHVPGVPASARTLHGWALWKKCLRGIIPSAILIFAVLGSMGGLPGIDTAICTPTEASAMGAVGAFILAALHRRLSWPVVKEATIGTMRITAMVVFILIGSRIFSLVFQGVEGGVWIEHMLLNLPGGQIGFLIAVNLFIFFLAFFLDFFEIAFIILPLLGPVAHTLGIDLVWFGVMLCVNMQTSFMHPPFGFALFYLRGIADTLYKNKALPRRIESNDIYLGAIPWVLMQLMLVAVVILFPVTVTAFLDKEEAGDLDKATEMLQNIDAGQGGRGQESDEETRRLFGLPDAASDAASGAASGAASGPGSSNPSEREDPMDALRRAVEET; this is encoded by the coding sequence ATGATCACGATGGCGCAGTTCCCCCCGCTGATGTTCGCGGGGCTGATCCTGATCATGCTGATCGGCTTTCCAGTGGCGTTCTCACTGGCGGCGCTGGGCTTGGCCTGCGGGCTGTTCGCGGTGAGCCAGGGATGGTTCCCGGTGGCATTCATGTCGGCCTTGCCGCAGAACGTGTTCGGCATCCTGTCCAACGAGCTTCTGCTGGCGATCCCGTTCTTCACCCTGATGGGCACGCTGCTCGAAAAATGCGGGCTGGCCGAGGACATGCTCGATTCGATGGGCCAGTTGTTCGGACCGGTGCGCGGCGGGCTGGGCTATTCGGTGATCATTGTGGGTTTCATCCTGGGTGCGATCACCGGCACGGTGGCGGGCCAGGTCATCGCGATGGCGATGATCTCGCTGCCGGTGATGATGCGCTACGGCTACAACATGCGGTATGCCACCGGCGTGCTGGCAGCCTCCGGCACCATCACGCAACTGGTGCCGCCGTCCCTCGTGCTGGTGGTGCTGGCGGAACAGCTCGGACGCCCGGTCGGCGACATGTACAAGGGCGCCTGGGGGCCGTCGATCCTTCAGGTGTTGATCTTCGCGCTCTACACCTTCGCGCTGTCGCGCATCAAGCCCGATCACGTCCCCGGCGTGCCGGCCTCGGCACGCACCCTGCACGGCTGGGCGCTGTGGAAGAAGTGCCTGCGCGGCATCATTCCATCGGCCATCCTGATCTTCGCCGTGCTGGGATCGATGGGCGGGCTGCCCGGCATCGACACCGCCATCTGCACGCCCACCGAAGCCAGCGCCATGGGCGCCGTGGGCGCCTTCATCCTGGCGGCCCTGCACCGGCGGCTGAGCTGGCCGGTGGTGAAGGAAGCCACCATCGGCACCATGCGCATCACTGCGATGGTGGTCTTCATCCTGATCGGCTCGCGCATCTTTTCGCTGGTGTTCCAGGGCGTCGAAGGCGGCGTGTGGATCGAGCACATGCTGCTCAATCTGCCGGGCGGTCAGATCGGCTTCCTGATCGCAGTGAACCTGTTCATCTTCTTCCTGGCGTTCTTCCTCGATTTCTTCGAGATCGCCTTCATCATCCTGCCGCTGCTGGGACCGGTCGCCCACACCCTGGGCATCGATCTGGTCTGGTTCGGCGTGATGCTGTGCGTGAACATGCAGACCAGCTTCATGCATCCGCCGTTCGGCTTCGCCCTGTTCTACCTGCGCGGCATCGCCGACACGCTCTACAAGAACAAGGCCCTGCCCCGGCGCATCGAATCCAACGACATCTACCTCGGCGCCATCCCCTGGGTGCTGATGCAACTGATGCTGGTGGCCGTGGTGATCTTGTTCCCGGTCACCGTGACCGCCTTCCTGGACAAGGAAGAAGCCGGCGATCTCGACAAGGCCACCGAGATGCTTCAGAACATCGACGCCGGTCAAGGAGGGCGAGGTCAGGAATCCGATGAGGAGACGCGGCGGTTGTTCGGGCTGCCTGATGCGGCCTCTGATGCGGCGTCCGGTGCAGCGTCTGGTGCAGCCTCCGGGCCGGGTTCCTCAAACCCCAGCGAGCGCGAAGACCCCATGGATGCGCTCCGCAGAGCCGTGGAAGAAACCTAG
- the argF gene encoding ornithine carbamoyltransferase translates to MKPGNSLMRHYLQFKDLRAEEYAYLFDRASIIKRRFKNYEKYQPLVDRTLAMIFEKASTRTRVSFEAGMYQMGGSVVHLTTGDSQLGRAEPIEDSARVISRMVDVVMIRTFEQAKIERFAAHSRVPVINGLTNEYHPCQILADLFTFIEQRGMDRRGAIDMDCLKGRVVAWVGDGNNMANTWLQAAEILGFTVHVSTPSGYEIDAKVAGIQDSRCYKVFKDPKEACRGADLVTTDVWTSMGYEAENETRRTAFADWCVNADMMAQAKPDALFMHCLPAHRGEEVSAEVIDGPQSVVWDEAENRMHVQKALMEYLLLGRIG, encoded by the coding sequence ATGAAGCCGGGGAACAGCCTGATGCGCCACTACCTGCAGTTCAAGGACCTGCGCGCGGAAGAGTACGCCTACCTGTTCGACCGCGCGTCCATCATCAAGCGTCGCTTCAAGAACTACGAGAAGTACCAGCCGCTGGTGGACCGGACGCTGGCCATGATCTTCGAGAAGGCCAGCACCCGCACCCGGGTGAGCTTCGAGGCCGGCATGTACCAGATGGGCGGATCGGTGGTGCATCTGACCACCGGCGACAGCCAACTGGGCCGTGCCGAGCCGATCGAGGACAGCGCCCGCGTCATCAGCCGGATGGTGGACGTGGTGATGATCCGCACCTTCGAGCAGGCCAAGATCGAGCGATTCGCGGCGCACTCGCGGGTGCCGGTGATCAACGGCCTGACCAACGAATACCACCCCTGCCAGATCCTGGCCGACCTGTTCACCTTCATCGAACAGCGCGGCATGGACCGACGCGGCGCCATCGACATGGACTGCCTCAAGGGTCGGGTCGTGGCCTGGGTGGGCGACGGCAACAACATGGCCAACACCTGGCTGCAGGCGGCCGAGATCCTCGGCTTCACCGTGCATGTCAGCACCCCGAGCGGCTATGAGATCGACGCCAAGGTGGCCGGCATCCAGGACAGTCGCTGCTACAAGGTCTTCAAGGACCCGAAGGAAGCCTGCCGCGGCGCGGACCTGGTGACCACCGACGTCTGGACCAGCATGGGCTACGAGGCCGAGAACGAGACCCGTCGCACCGCCTTCGCCGACTGGTGCGTGAACGCGGACATGATGGCGCAGGCCAAGCCGGATGCGCTGTTCATGCACTGCCTGCCCGCGCATCGGGGCGAGGAAGTCTCCGCGGAGGTCATCGACGGTCCGCAGTCCGTGGTCTGGGACGAGGCAGAGAACCGGATGCATGTGCAGAAGGCGCTGATGGAGTATTTGCTGCTGGGCCGGATCGGCTGA